aaaagaaagaaaatgagagtgaAGGAAAAACACAAGGTGAGGATGCTGCAGAGAGCCTCCTGCTCAGCAGAGCCTTTGAGCTGAAGAACGAGAGGTGGTGATTATGAGAAACCAGTTATGTGGAAAAGCAGCACTTCGGTAGTCTTAGAACAATTGtctttttattatatgtgatCTGTTTTCTTATCCTCTGTTTGTTTACCTCCCCATTCACTAAAGTCGCCTCAAAACTCAGTTCTAAACGGATCTTGACAAACATGAACGTACTTCCCTTCTGGTTAGCAGAACTCTGGGGTGCAGGGTCCTTTGTGGGGGTTCAGGGTTCCTTAGGTTGTGTTGAGAAACCTCAGTGTAGGCCAAACCAAAATGGATGGTTCTGGTTTTGTAATTGTCTTTCTTTCATGTCCTATTATACTCTGTATTAAAAAACAGAGGGTTAAAAGGCCATAGTCCATTTCCCAAAACGTAATACACGCCTCTTGTAACAGTGAGGTGATTTGCTGATGTTTTTATCTGAGTAGGCTGTCAGGTGAGTGTGATTCCTTTCCCGTACCCAGAGGGTACATTCTCCaggtggccagaggacaggttcCTTCTTACACAGAGCCTGCCCTCCCTCTATATGATTCTTGGTCTCTGCCCACATCTCCCGTTCAGTTAATTTAAACAAATCTctgaggccaggtgtggtggcacagtggctcacacctgcaaaTCTGCACGCACATGGGAGGttaaagcaggagaatcagggaTGAGGGTTAGCCTTGGCTACAGAGAGTTCAAATCCAGTCTGGTATACATGAGTCCCagcctcaaaaccaaacaaacaggatTTCTGAAGAAAGAGCACTCGGCTGTTGGGTGTGGTTCAGGAAGCTCACTGGCAGAGAGTGTCTGTGGCCCCAGTCAAGGTTTTTACCCAGTGACAGATAACTGGAAATGACAATGTTGATAGGAAATAAAGTGTGGTGCCACCATGGAGTCATCCCTGGCCACTCCCGACACAAGCGAGGCTTGACTATACTACTGTGGAGTATACACGTGCAATAATCAGTGAACTCAATCCCTGGTGGACAGAAGAGCCGCCCAAGCTGCGTGTAATCTCTGGGTGCTATCACAGTGCGTTTCACGAGTGCTGTTTCCAGGCAGTTAGGTTGGGCTGAACTTGTGAGTATCAAACAGTGCTCTTCTTTCTGTGTAGACCTTCAGCAAAAGCAGGTACTTGGAAACCACAGGCTCACCTTCTCTATCTATTCAGTAATTATTAACAAAGAGACCTCCATAAGGGAGCACTTGGCTGTTACTGATAATGTACCAATTGCTAAAGAACCCGTCTCCAAGCCATCCGGTGATGTGTGCAGCATCACTGTAGAACTGTCCCGTGCCGCTCTTCACTTCCCTTTGGGTGGAGCCTTTTCGACTCCCCATGGCAGGCTAATCTTTCTCTCCAGGTAGTAACTTGGCCCCGAGGTTGGGCAAGTACTCCCCAGACTGAGAGAAGCGGCTGCGTCACATCTGCTGTGTTCCGTCATTGGTGATCAGCCAGTCAGCATTCGCTCCCTGTGTCTAACTCTCTCTCTCGCACCTCTCCCAGATGCTATCTATCGGGTTTTCTCACTGTTGCCAGTGGATGTCATCCAAACAGTGGGCTCATATCTTATGGTTTTTGTGCAATCATTGTCGTATTGTAGTCCTAAGACTCATTATAgtgtatttttgatatttttgaaaTGTGTTAAATTTTTTAATTCAATAATATGAGCCAGAGCATGTTGCAGCAAATCTATTgtttgtaaaaaataataataaacaataaataaaataaaatgggataTCTTTTCCATGCCTGtgctttatgaatattttatgagGAAGTGTAATTATATGCATAACTAGGTTATTTACTAAAAATATGTTTAGGACTTTTCTACTTTGGGGGAAAAGAACATGGAAGACCTATTTTCTGACACCATGAAGACAGTGAAAAAAATGCTTGCTTTATTGTTAAGCACCTCATACAGATATACAAGGAAATATGATCATGGCTGCTCCCCACTTTTGCCCTCCAGCTTACCCCTCTCAACCTCATTTTGCTTTATAACTTCCTGTTAGGTCCAGTTACTGCTGCCCATCCTTCGTGGGTGTGGGCCCAGAGCGTGGGAGACCTCCAAAATGAATgattctccccccccccgccccacccccggTATGAAAATAGCGTATATATTTTTTCTGCTAGTCAGCTTTGTGCCCTTATAACAGAGTATCTGACCCAGGCAGTTAGTGAAGAGGGAGATGCTTGTTTCTGGAGTGACGCAGGGAAGAGTGGAGAAGGAAGGGGTCGCCGCTCAGCCAGATAGACCTGGTCAACCCTAGTAACCAATGAGTCATGTTTCTAAGAGCACCAGGCATCTCACGGCCAAGGCTTCTGTGACAGTAGAGAACACAGACCACACCCAATCCATAGCACCGTTTTCTGCTGGAATGGCAACAGAGATGACTCACTAAAGTTTATGGTTGAAGAAAtgcacttaggaggtggaggcaggaggctcagaagtCTGAAGCCAGCCATGGCTTGGGGCGAGTAAGACACAAAAAAAGTCACTATAGGCAGCATAGTTGTCAAATGAGGGCTATTAGCTGAGGAAACCGGTTTATGAGCCGTTAAGTTCCTTAAGTATATCACAGCTGTTGGCACCGCAGGAGTCAGGTAGCTAAGCAACCCTGGGCAGCGTTCTTTCCATGAGGTTAAAGTGGAGCATTAGGACTTTAGACTTGGTGAGTGTTGCTTTCCAAGAGAATTAGCGTCCAGTTAAGCCTCCAGCTTACTGCTCTCTCTGCTCTCACCAAGTGTCTTCTAGTCTGTGGATTTCAAACAAGATCAGCTACCTCTCAGCCCAAGTAAAGGCCGTGTTGAAGTCATCTTTCAGGCTTCCTCTTCATCCGGAATCAACATTTTAAACACTTGGTTTCTTGGCAGCACACTCAGCTCTTTCGGTGtgcctgccaggcaagcactgtaccccCGCTTCTTGATACCTCTGTCCCATGTGATATATGGGCTGAGGTGGCACAAGTGGTCTCAAGTTTGTTTTCCAGTGCCAGTGATATTCCACGGCGTCCTGAAGGCCACAAGGACTTGTCTGTTACTTGTAACACACCTCTATTATGACTCAGAGggccgtggtggtggtggtggtggtgtgtgtgtgtttaagatctatttttctttttaattatgggtgtgtgtgtgtgtgtgtgtgtgcacatgtgcttgtgGACTCCAGAGGAAGATAGCAGGTCCCCTGGAGGTTTAGTTATAGGAGGTTGTGGGCCACCTGATTGGATGCTGGGAAAAGCATCctcataactgctaagccatccctcTATTCTGTGTCCAAGTCTTATCTCCGCTGCTTACAGGTTTTGTGACTGTGGGAAAGTTAACCTGTTTAAAGCAGTTTAACATTGAACAGAAGTCACAGCTTCGGTCATTTGTGCCAAAGTGGTAGATAGGAAGAACTTCTATACCACTGAACAATAATGTTCTGCAGTGAGTCGCTGGTAAGGAACATCAGCCCTTGCCCTTCTTGGACCTTGCCTCCTCATTTGTAGCACACGAATGACAAGTCAGCGTAACCCGACAAATAGTGAATCCCATCGGGTTTGCTAGAGGGTTTCTAGTACTGAACTCTGGACTTGTGGCAGTGTGGTTAGTTTACTCCCTGATGGGTTCTAATCAGAAGAGGAGCTGCCACCCAGGAGCCAACCGGACACAGGGCTGGGGTCACATAGTCAGTCTACCTTATCCAGTGAAAGATCCAAGGTGGGCAGAGATAACAATaggaacacagagaaatcatgaaaACAGTGCCCTGGGGGTGCCAGTCTTTTGTTGAAGGGCACACATGTGATTTTGGCGATTGTCAAAGTTTCTTTGTCACTTATCAAGCCTTAGTGCGGGACACTAATCACTACCAGGCCAAGGGTGACAATAGAGATTTCCCTGATTAATTCTCCCTGAGCTTTGCCTCATTTCTTAAGAATTCCttcgtttttattttatgtttggatgttcgcctgcctgcctgcctgcctgcgtgTGCATGACCTGTGTGCCTGTGCCCTCAGGCAGGTTGGATCCTTGGAgccggagttacagatggttgtgagctgccatgttaggggctgggaactgaacctagagtcctctgcaagagcagtaaatggCTCTCGACCAGctagccatctctctccagcccctgttttccGATTTCTACATGGGGTGTGAGTGCAGATGTCAGGGTGTAAGCTTGGAGAACAGCCTGAGGGAGTCCATTCTTTCTCCACCATGTGGGCCCCAGGGGTCAGACTCAGGCCATTTAtctggcttggcagcaggcaccttcgcctgctgagccatccctctggcCATCAAGGacttgtattttaaaagagaaaaatcaaaagttaATTCCAATGGCATAACCTTCCTCCCCACAAATGTACATGGCACAGCTAGTGGAAAATATTTTCCTCTGGCCACTGGGAGTTACTCATTTGAACCCAGCCCCACAACTGCCTAGTAGTGTGctgttgcccccccccccgcaaaaaaaaaaaaaaaaaaaaaaggaagaaagaaaaagaaaaaaaagtgtaaaattatatgcatatagGTACACGGCATTCATGCAGTGCCCTTGAAGTCCAgcagagggcgttggatccctcCTTTCCCAGACGACTTGCGGACCATTGTGAGAcacagtgggtgctgggaagggaacctgggtcttctgcaagagtagccagtgcccctaacagctgagccatctctccagcccctccccattGCCTTTATGCGGTTCCCACTACAGTTATTTACAGTTTGAGGGAGGAGTTCTACTGTAGCACGGCACATGCTACTCTCTGATGTGTCTTCTCTGGCTGGTCTCCTACTTAATTAACACTATAGCCTTACCACAAGGCAGAGCCCTATTTTCAAAGAATGATCCCGCCCCGCCCCACCTCCGCCCCCTAAGCTTTCATTGGAGTGGTCCAGCAGACTGATTGGTCTCCTTTCACAACTTTACTCTGCTCAGGTGCCTGAGCACTGAGGGAGCTTAGGAATCAAGTATGGGAAATCACGTTGTGCTTGTAGGGGAGGAACAAAGGAGGTTCCAGCTCTCCTTAGAGCGTCCCGGACCACAGGTATTCTGGAACATCACGGTAATTTCTGTGTTGTTCCTGGCTGTCTTTGTAGTGCTTCTGTTCTCGGTAGGCCCGCAGGGCCATCACCACGCTGGCCGCGTATAAAATCACTAGAAGACAAGCGAAGGTGGCTGCTGCCCCATCGGTGCCCGCCAGCTGGCAGTTCATCCAGGTGAGGCCCTTGCGGGCGTAGACTCTTTCTCTGGTTTTGCAAGTGTCGGTGGAATTGATGCGCAACGCCGCATACAGGTAAAAGCCAATGGCGACGCAGTAGCCCACCGCGGCCAGGAGGCTGAAGGCGGCCTCCAGCAGCAGCCATCTCCTGGGCAGCTTCCTTAGACTCTTAGCTCCCTGCAGTAAAACGCCCATAGTGAGGACGCCCAGCCCCAGGGAGACAGCCACGCCGCCGTAGATCAGGGGCGACCGCAGGATCGTGTACTGCTGGTCCAGCTGCCGAACCTGCTCCAACTCGGTGCCCTCAAAAGGTGAGTAATAGTTATTTCCGAAGCCGCTGCCGCTGGCAAAGCTGGCGCTGAATCCGGCCAGGACAAAATAGGAAGCCACGATGCATATGAGAACCATGGCATTCAAAATCACCTCCATTATCTGCACCACACCTAGGGGAAGAGAGAGTCCGGTTTAAGGTTGGATCACTCACCTGATCAAGGTAGGGGTTCCCTGGATCCTTTAAATAAATGATCTGATTCAGCAACATTGTCAACActcttggttttgtcttttttttttttaagatctttttattttatgtatgtgagtacactgtagctgtcttcatgcacaccagaaaagagcatcagatcccatgaggatgcttgtgagccaccatgtggttgctaggaattgaacttaggacctctggaagaacagtcagtgctcttatctcactgagccatcactccagccccctggttttgtctttaaaaaaaaacaaaacaatacaaaacaccctatgtcattttaaaaagtccCAGTGCTTGTGGTGGGACCCAGGAtgcaagcagcaagtgctctacgGATGGGCTGAACAACCCCAGCCCAGGTGTTCTGTTTctaaaacatactttaaaatatcATTGCTGGCTGGGTGGGTGGAGTGTTGGCTCAGCAGTAAGCGCAATTGTTgcccttacagaggacctgggttgggttcccagtacccatgcaCCAGCTCTTAGGCCGATTTAATTCcggttccagggaatccagtgccctcttctgacctccgcagGCACCAGATATACAAACAGTGCACACAAAAaactctcatatacataaaataaatattcacatAGAAAAATCAatgccaggctggagagatggctcagcggttgagagcactgactgctcttccaaaggtcctgagttcaattcccagtaaccacatggtggctcacaaccatctgtaatgggatctgatgtcctcttctggtgtgtctgaagacagctacagtgtacttaagtagaacaataaataaatcttaaaaaaaaaataaagagagaaaagaaaatcaatgccAATCTGAAAAACTTGGAAAtgcaaaaaaattatatatatctggtctttgtagctcaggctagccttgaactctcgaTCCACCTGCCCCAGTCTCCAAAGTATTAGAATTACAAGCATGCAGTGCTGTAACTGCCTTAGAGTAGTTAAGACAGTTAAacatgtgtgtactgtgtggCTCCACAATTGTACCCTTAGGCATtagccctaaagaaataaaaagctacTTGGCAGTTTAAGGAGAACCTTGAGGaggaggcctgcctgggctacatactgagagccagcttcaaaatttaaaaaaagaaagagagctcTATGTCCACACAAAAACACGTTCGTGAGTCTTGACAGTAGTAGCTTTATTTGTAAGAGCCAAATGCAGGGAGAGCTTATCTGTGACTGGGTCAGCGGAATGGACAGGGAGCGACCTGGGTAAGTTTCAAGGTGATTATGAGTGAGAAAGAAGTTCTGGTCTCAAAGGGTGACATAATGAGTGACTCCATCTGTGGAGTGGTCTCAGTGGAACAGAGTTCTGGAGATGTGGCACACAGGTGGTGACTGGGGACAGGGCTAGGTGGGATGGGAGGGTGAAGAGGGTGTGTGTGGCTTTAAAGAGGTAGGGATGGAGCGCTTCCGGTCCGTTGCGGAGATCACAAGAATCTACCAATCACAAAACCTCTCGGAATCCTGCACAGAGGAGTGTGCGCCAGCAAATGAGATCTGTGACAACTCGGAGATCTCCATTTTCCTGGATCTGAGATCCTTGTTCGAGACGACAGCTGCAGAAAGCTGCAGAAGGGCCCAAAAGATTGCGCTATGCCGCCCTTGTGACTTCTTGTGAAATTTCAAATTTAAAGTTGgtgaaaaaacaagacaaaacaaacccagAGACTAATGAAGTATAAACTGAACATTTTCATCGATGTCCTCCATCTCTCACACCCAAAGTACAGTCTCGCTATGTGACCCAGATGGTCTTAGACTCTGACCCAGCCACCGGGACTCCAagcagtttttaaagtttttaatatgCTCCTCCTacttcctttgtctctgtctctctgtctctgtctctctctctctctgcatgcttATGGTGTGCTGGTAGttcagaggacagcctcaggtGACATTCATTCCTCAGGTATTTTCCACCTTCCGTTTGAGGCAGGTCTGTCTCAGATCTGGTACTTCACCAAAAAGGCTGGAATAGCTACCTACCTACCAGTGAGTTCCAAGGACCCACCAGTCTCTGCCCCCCATCTCACCAACACTGGATACAGGCATTCACCACCGAGCCTGGCTTTTGACACATTCTGGGTCtctggactcaggtcctcatggttgtGAGGCAAACACTTTATCCATTGGGCCATCTGCTCACCTGTTTCCCAGCCTTTCTTTAAGCATTCAGcttagtgcttctctctctctctctccctctccctctccctctctctctctctctctctctctctctctctctctctctctctctctgtctctctgtctctctctctctacacatacatacacacacacacacacacacacacacctaaatataGCACATATACCATCAAGCATCTTGctggtttcatttattatacGCCAACTCTATCTAGATGAGTCTGCTGCGTGGCTACATCACTTATCATGAAACTTCCAGTTTGGTTGGATGGACCAGTTTGCGCAACCGGGTTTCTACAAATAGATACTTGGACTGTTCACTTGGAGAGAGTTTCTTAGAAGTCTGGAAGATCTGCAGATTCCACAAGGCAGTGAGAACCAGCAGGTGGGTCGAGGCCGAACACCTCGTGCCTAAGATCCCCTGCTGTCAGCTCCCAACAGAAACTTCAGGCTGCACTTCTGAAAGTTCGGTTATCATCCTCAGATCCTCGGGGTGCAGAGATGAGAATTTTGAGAGACATAGAGGAATGCAAATGAACCCCAAATTCAAATACCGGATTCCAGTATCTGCTCTTTCCCTGTTTGCCAAAGTCCTCCTAAGCTTTAGATATTTTATCTGATGAATGAAGTTAAAGCCTCCAGACCcactctgcctccctcccccacagTCCTGTGGAAAGGATCAAAAGGAAGGGAGAGCAGCCAGCCCTCCCTTTGCAGCGTCTGCACTGGGAGAGTCCATTGAAGACTGAACTGCATCTGCCCATGGAACAAAGACAGGAGTGTCTCCTAAACAATACAGCCTAGCAACTGTTTGCATAGCATTTATATTATGGTAGGAGTAAGTAATCCTGAGATAGAGTATACAAGAGGTTATGTTATACACAAATAGCATTCATGCCGTTTTATATGGAAGACCACAGCACTCTCAGATTTCTGCATTGGGAGGGATCCTGGGGCCAATTCCTGTAGACACTAATGCATGACTAAAATTTCTAGAAAATCATAAATGTATATAGTAAGGCTTCCCGGAGAGTAGTATGAAATGTAAGAAGAAATGGCGAGAACTTTGAAAGCGTGCTGTTTCCCAGAGATTAGCGTACAACTATCCATTACACTAATGGTGTGGTCTTTATCATTGAGGCAGTCAAGGGACAGCAGCCAGTTCTATCCCCAGACCCAGCTAGCAGAGCCTGTCTTCTGCATGCCCACGTGAATTCCTGAAAATCCAGGGGACACGACAGCGTGGGGATCAGAGAGCCGAGAAACTGTATTGCTCTAATTTGAAATTCAACATTAGATTCTAACTGCCCACTCTTCAACCAGGCTCTGTAAGTACAGCAAACGACGAACCAGCCCAGAtgtcatgggggtggggagacagctATCTCCCACACTCTACATCTTTCCCAAGCCCGATTTTTCTTCCATCAGCATATAGAAACAGAAACACTGTACTGATACAAGAGATGGGAAGTAGGAGCCCTTTCCTTCTGGTACACACAGCATGCATCTCTGGGCTGAAGTGGAAGAAATCTAGGTTTCTGTGTCTTCTGCTAGATCCAGTGATCCTGGGGTGTTATTCCCGGCACTAGCTAGCCTGAGTTGCCTTAGCGAAGCTACTCAAAGTGACAACTGTCTTTAAGCATGCTGCTAACGCACAAAGATGACCatcagagggaaggaagaaaaggcagatgtTGCGCTTTATTTCCAAGTTGGTGTGGGTCAGGTCCCCAGAAAGATGTCACACAAAGGTCTGTGGAAGCAGAAGCCTACTGGATCCTCAGCACCTTTCTGAGGGAAGCTGCTTTTTTTTGGTTGACCATATAGCACCTAGCTTAAATCTGTATCTACCTCTGTCTTTGCACTGTACGGAACTATCCTgaggagggaaaaaaatccaaggcAAGGATGTCggtttgatctttttttttattttttgtgaaaataaaatgaatatgtgCAGTCATAGTCTCTATAGAGTGAAAAGtttccccaccccccttttctTTGTGCAAAACTTCTCACAGTGTTCAAGAGAATGTCTAGCCATGTACGACACCGGTATACAGTTCTGTCCCTAAGACTGAAGTCTTCTACATCAGTCGATGGAGTTTAAGTGAATAAAGTATCATGAACATAAGGAAGAACTCTGCCTCCAATTTAAACTTTTTCTTTGGGATGCTTGGATTTGCATCAAGCGAAGAACATAGTCATTTGTACGGGAATATACGGTGATGGTCCCAAGCCATAATTCAACAGGTAATCTAGCCCGTGAAGTTGTCTGGCCAAAAGTAACGTTCTTCTGTTGGGAAAGGGGCTTCACATTCTTTTCCTTTGAGCAGATCCTGAACCAGCGGTGGGGTTGGATTCTTCATACAATGGCACATTTACGGGAGGTACAAATGCTTCCTGAGCGCTCCCAGGGGCCAGTAGAAGGGTTTCTTTGCAGCTCAGCAAGTTTAATCTGATTCTCTTTtccttaccacacacacacacacacacacgctcaaacTTAAGTTTTTCTGGGGAAGTATCCCCCCAGAATCCATACAGTTAACGGGGTGTAGGTAGGGCTTGCATACTCAGTGTGGAGATGCCCCACGTGTCTGCTGAAGAGGGCTGAGTTTAGGATAGTTGAGACTGAGCTGACTTCTGTTGATGTAGCTTTTCCAGGGCAATTGTTTCTGCCCCGATCATGAAGTATACTTTGCCTTGCTCCTGGGAGTCCCAGCCTCTACCACAGTCCATCATTGTTGCTGATTATctgctttggagacagggtcttgctatgcagTCAGTgcatgctagccttgaactcaagattctcctgtctcagattcagtgctaggattataggattCCAAGTCTGTACCACCAAGCCCGGCTCCAGTGTTTGGCGTTTTGATATGCTGTTTGTCAGTTCCACATCCACAGAGGATTGCAGAAACCAGAGCTTGTTGTCACAGAGAATATTTACTGCTCCATGCAACCAGGAGCTAACTAAGCCCGGCATATCCACACTGGCGTGGTATTTTGGAAGCATTCGTGAGTTCCACATCGAAGAATTCTTATGAATGATTGTGGTTTAAAAGTGATGTCTATCACGTATAAGTGGCAGAACATTCTAGAGGTCTAAAACTCAAGCATTTCTGTGGgcttctccttcagcttcttgactTTTCGGTAACCCCTAAAGGCCAGGACAGCTCCCACGGCAAAGACCCCAATGGCCATGGCTGCAAAGACTCCTGCTCCTATGTCTCCCCCATGGACACCACAGTTGAAGCCACTATAACCTTTGCTCTGGTACAGGGTCTCCCTC
The Mus musculus strain C57BL/6J chromosome 8, GRCm38.p6 C57BL/6J genome window above contains:
- the Marveld3 gene encoding MARVEL domain-containing protein 3 isoform b (isoform b is encoded by transcript variant 2) — its product is MKNTSGHREPRTRPRERDPDRRPHPDRDHHVERSRDRGGDRHRERNGDVRGNGDRRAGREQRTDRDQRQDRHRDAGHRASEQRALEKSRQSRARPEPWGPSWDAAPTPGPAPWGPPELSQKHGLGRRGLESERASERYVPTYSVPALQEEEYYQSEAEGLLDCHKCRYLCTGRGVVQIMEVILNAMVLICIVASYFVLAGFSASFASGSGFGNNYYSPFEGTELEQVRQLDQQYTILRSPLIYGGVAVSLGLGVLTMGVLLQGAKSLRKLPRRWLLLEAAFSLLAAVGYCVAIGFYLYAALRINSTDTCKTRERVYARKGLTWMNCQLAGTDGAAATFACLLVILYAASVVMALRAYREQKHYKDSQEQHRNYRDVPEYLWSGTL